In the Bacteroidota bacterium genome, one interval contains:
- the aspS gene encoding aspartate--tRNA ligase produces MAGELRQSNIGEQVVLNGWIASARDLGGVLFFDVRDRSGKCQCVIQPDAETSSLYEEGRVLRSEFVIAVQGTVRQRENPNPKLPTGEIELLVDYLEILNQSAVPPFEVKEDTTANEDLRLKYRYLDLRRPSLQEKLAKRHKITKTIRDYFDERGFLEIETPILMKATPEGARDFLVPSRLHPGSFYALPQSPQLYKQVLMISGFDRYFQIARCFRDEDLRADRQPEFTQLDVELSFPNESAIMDVMEGCLARVWAELGLTLPKFLQLSYHEAMSRFGSDKPDLRYGLEIQTLTEMVRSKTEFKVFTDVLEKRHGMIGAVVAPGGAAWSRKQLDSLTDHAKVYGAGGLVWVKVTAEGCDSSAKKFLSEDLLNDIRAVSGAGVGDLILIVSHAKWERACTILGALRSDLADRLGLLTGKQFEFAPAWVTNFPMFEQDEETGTFTFKHHPFTAPDPHDWKRRSEGLEHVRARAYDIVINGYELGSGSIRIHERSMQEQVFTLLGLSPEQQIEKFGFILEAFQYGAPPHGGMALGIDRIVMLCTGTENIRDVIAFPKTTSMQSLMDSAPSVIDSRQLAELKLSIVK; encoded by the coding sequence ATGGCAGGCGAGCTTCGCCAGTCCAATATCGGAGAGCAAGTCGTACTTAATGGCTGGATTGCAAGCGCCCGCGATCTTGGCGGCGTCCTCTTCTTCGATGTTCGAGATCGATCCGGCAAATGCCAGTGCGTGATCCAGCCCGATGCCGAAACGTCTTCGCTGTATGAAGAGGGGCGGGTCTTGCGCTCAGAATTTGTGATTGCCGTTCAAGGTACGGTCCGGCAGCGTGAGAATCCGAATCCGAAACTTCCAACGGGCGAGATCGAATTGCTGGTTGACTATCTCGAAATCTTGAATCAATCGGCCGTGCCTCCCTTCGAAGTCAAGGAGGATACAACGGCAAACGAAGACCTTCGTCTGAAGTATCGCTATCTCGACCTCCGGCGTCCGAGTTTACAAGAGAAGCTCGCAAAACGACATAAGATCACAAAAACCATCCGTGATTATTTTGATGAGCGCGGATTCCTCGAAATTGAGACTCCGATTTTGATGAAGGCAACGCCTGAGGGTGCCCGCGATTTTTTAGTGCCAAGCCGACTGCATCCCGGATCCTTCTATGCGCTGCCACAATCCCCGCAGCTCTATAAGCAGGTCCTGATGATCTCGGGATTCGACCGGTATTTTCAAATCGCCCGATGCTTCCGCGATGAGGATTTACGCGCTGATCGCCAGCCGGAATTCACGCAGCTCGATGTCGAACTGAGTTTTCCGAATGAATCAGCCATTATGGACGTCATGGAAGGTTGCCTTGCCCGTGTGTGGGCCGAACTCGGTCTCACATTGCCCAAATTTCTTCAATTGAGTTATCACGAAGCCATGAGCCGCTTCGGATCCGATAAGCCGGACCTACGCTATGGGCTTGAGATTCAGACGCTGACCGAAATGGTCAGAAGCAAGACTGAATTCAAAGTTTTCACTGACGTGCTCGAAAAGCGGCATGGAATGATCGGCGCCGTCGTCGCGCCGGGTGGCGCTGCATGGTCACGCAAGCAACTCGACTCATTAACAGACCATGCAAAGGTTTACGGAGCCGGCGGTCTTGTGTGGGTAAAAGTCACTGCCGAGGGCTGTGACTCCAGCGCGAAGAAGTTTTTATCCGAAGACCTGCTGAACGACATTCGCGCCGTCTCCGGTGCTGGCGTTGGCGATCTAATCCTGATCGTAAGTCACGCCAAATGGGAGCGCGCCTGCACAATTCTTGGGGCATTGCGATCCGACCTTGCAGATCGCCTTGGCTTGCTAACAGGCAAGCAATTTGAATTCGCTCCGGCATGGGTCACGAATTTTCCAATGTTCGAGCAAGACGAAGAAACGGGGACATTTACATTTAAGCATCATCCCTTTACTGCTCCGGATCCCCACGACTGGAAACGACGATCCGAAGGTTTGGAACATGTTCGTGCCCGTGCCTATGATATTGTGATCAATGGCTATGAACTTGGATCCGGGTCCATCCGTATTCATGAACGGTCAATGCAGGAACAGGTTTTTACCCTGCTCGGACTTAGCCCAGAGCAACAAATTGAGAAGTTTGGCTTCATCCTCGAGGCTTTTCAATACGGCGCTCCTCCACACGGAGGCATGGCCCTGGGGATCGATCGCATTGTTATGCTCTGCACAGGAACAGAGAATATTCGCGACGTAATAGCATTTCCCAAGACAACCAGCATGCAGAGTCTTATGGACAGTGCACCATCAGTCATTGATTCCAGACAACTGGCTGAATTGAAACTCTCCATAGTTAAATGA